The Euphorbia lathyris chromosome 8, ddEupLath1.1, whole genome shotgun sequence genome has a window encoding:
- the LOC136204086 gene encoding probable ADP,ATP carrier protein At5g56450 codes for MSRDNDDPGEHSKSKHLRWMTNFQRDLMAGAVMGGVVHTIVAPIERAKLLLQTQESNIAIVGGGRTKFKGMIDCIVRTVREEGVLSLWRGNGSSVLRYYPSVALNFSLKDLYRNILRNGNHRDGHFVSGASANFIAGAAAGCTTLIVIYPLDIAHTRLAADVGRTDARQFRGIYHFLSTICKKDGVRGIYKGLPASLHGMIIHRGLYFGGFDTLKEIMSKDDKPELALWKRWMMAQAVTTSAGLLSYPLDTVRRRMMMQSGLEQPMYHGTFDCWKKIYRREGLISFYRGALSNMFRGTGAAAILVLYDEVKKFMRWGGL; via the exons ATGAGCAGAGATAATGATGACCCAGGAGAACATAGCAAGTCGAAGCACTTGAGATGGATGACCAACTTCCAAAGAGATCTGATGGCCGGAGCGGTTATGGGTGGAGTGGTGCACACAATCGTGGCCCCAATTGAGAGAGCCAAGCTATTGCTGCAGACCCAGGAGAGCAATATTGCCATTGTTGGCGGTGGCCGCACCAAATTCAAAGGCATGATTGATTGCATCGTTCGCACGGTTCGCGAAGAAGGGGTTCTTTCTCTTTGGAGAGGCAATGGAAGTAGCGTTCTTCGCTATTACCCTTCTGTTGCTCTCAATTTTTCGCTTAAG GATCTTTATAGGAATATATTAAGAAATGGAAATCATCGAGATGGTCATTTTGTGTCTGGTGCATCTGCCAACTTCATAGCAGGAGCTGCAGCTGGCTGCACAACATTGATAGTAATATATCCACTAGATATTGCACATACCCGCCTTGCTGCTGATGTTGGAAGAACTGATGCTCGGCAATTTCGAGGTATATACCATTTCCTGAGCACCATATGCAAGAAAGATGGGGTTCGGGGAATTTACAAAGGGCTTCCGGCCTCTCTACATGGGATGATTATTCACAGGGGCCTGTATTTTGGGGGTTTCGATACCTTGAAGGAGATAATGTCCAAAGATGATAAACCTGAGTTAGCATTGTGGAAGCGGTGGATGATGGCTCAAGCAGTGACAACATCTGCTGGGTTGTTGTCATACCCTTTAGATACAGTTCGAAGGCGGATGATGATGCAATCTGGTCTGGAACAACCTATGTATCATGGCACATTTGACTGCTGGAAGAAAATTTACAGGAGAGAGGGACTGATCTCGTTTTATCGTGGGGCATTGTCAAATATGTTTAGAGGCACTGGGGCTGCTGCCATTTTAGTTTTGTATGAtgaagtgaagaaattcatgaGGTGGGGTGGGCTGTAG